Proteins from a single region of Gossypium arboreum isolate Shixiya-1 chromosome 1, ASM2569848v2, whole genome shotgun sequence:
- the LOC108483311 gene encoding tubulin beta-9 chain-like encodes MREIVHVQGGQCGNQIGAKFWEVVCAEHGIDSTGRYQGDSELQLERINVYYNEASCGRFVPRAVLMDLEPGTMDSVRSGPYGQIFRPDNFVFGQSGAGNNWAKGHYTEGAELIDSVLDVVRKESENCDCLQGFQVCHSLGGGTGSGMGTLLISKIREEYPDRTMLTFSVFPSPKVSDTVVEPYNATLSVHQLVENADECMVLDNEALYDICFRTLKLTTPSFGDLNHLISATMSGVTCCLRFPGQLNSDLRKLAVNLIPFPRLHFFMVGFSPLTSRGSQQYRALTVPELTQQMWDAKNMMCAADPRHGRYLTASAVFRGKMSTKEVDEQMINVQNKNSSYFVEWIPNNVKSTVCDIPPSGLKMASTFIGNSTSIQEMFRRVSEQFTAMFRRKAFLHWYTGEGMDEMEFTEAESNMNDLVSEYQQYQDATAEDEEYEEYEEYEEEA; translated from the exons ATGAGAGAAATCGTCCACGTTCAAGGTGGTCAATGCGGCAACCAAATAGGAGCCAAGTTTTGGGAGGTTGTTTGCGCCGAACATGGCATCGACTCAACGGGTCGGTACCAAGGTGATTCGGAGCTTCAACTAGAGCGGATCAACGTTTACTATAACGAAGCAAGTTGCGGTCGCTTTGTTCCTCGCGCTGTTTTAATGGATCTAGAACCTGGTACTATGGATAGCGTTAGATCCGGGCCGTACGGACAGATTTTCCGACCCGATAACTTCGTTTTCGGGCAATCCGGAGCCGGAAACAATTGGGCTAAGGGGCATTACACTGAAGGAGCCGAGCTTATTGATTCCGTTCTTGACGTGGTCAGAAAAGAATCCGAGAACTGTGATTGCTTACAAG GGTTTCAAGTATGCCATTCCTTGGGAGGAGGAACGGGTTCTGGAATGGGAACATTGTTGATATCCAAGATCAGGGAAGAGTATCCGGATCGAACCATGCTTACATTTTCGGTGTTCCCATCCCCTAAGGTTTCTGATACTGTGGTTGAGCCGTACAACGCAACACTCTCTGTTCATCAACTGGTGGAAAATGCAGACGAATGTATGGTTCTTGATAATGAAGCTCTCTATGATATCTGTTTCCGTACCCTCAAGTTAACTACTCCCAGTT TTGGAGATCTTAACCATCTAATTTCTGCCACCATGAGTGGTGTTACATGCTGCCTCCGTTTCCCGGGTCAGCTAAACTCGGACCTCCGCAAACTTGCCGTAAACCTCATTCCGTTCCCCCGACTACATTTCTTCATGGTCGGATTCTCACCTCTCACGTCTCGTGGATCCCAGCAATACAGAGCACTAACAGTCCCAGAACTAACACAACAAATGTGGGATGCCAAGAACATGATGTGCGCCGCCGATCCTCGACACGGTCGATACCTCACGGCATCAGCCGTATTCCGTGGCAAGATGAGCACTAAAGAAGTCGATGAACAAATGATCAACGTCCAAAACAAGAACTCATCCTACTTTGTCGAATGGATTCCAAACAATGTGAAATCCACCGTTTGTGACATTCCTCCTAGCGGATTGAAAATGGCATCGACATTTATAGGAAACTCGACTTCGATCCAAGAAATGTTTCGAAGGGTGAGCGAGCAATTCACCGCTATGTTCCGAAGAAAAGCTTTCTTGCATTGGTACACTGGAGAAGGAATGGATGAAATGGAGTTCACTGAAGCTGAAAGCAACATGAATGATTTGGTTTCAGAGTATCAACAATACCAGGATGCTACTGCTGAAGACGAAGAGTATGAAGAATACGAGGAGTACGAGGAAGAAGCTTAA
- the LOC108483227 gene encoding tubulin beta-9 chain-like, whose product MREIVHIQGGQCGNQIGAKFWEVICTEHGIDSTGRYNGDSELQLERINVYYNETSSGRFVPRAILMDLEPGTMDGVRSGPFGQIFRPDNFVFGQSGAGNNWAKGHYTEGAELIDSVLDVVRKEAENCDCLQGFQVCHSLGGGTGSGMGTLLISKIREEYPDRTMLTFSVFPSPKVSDTVVEPYNATLSVHQLVENADECMVLDNEALYDICFRTLKLTTPSFGDLNHLISATMSGVTCCLRFPGQLNSDLRKLAVNLVPFPRLHFFMVGFAPLTSRGSQQYKALTVPELTQQMWDAKNMMCAADPRHGRYLTASAVFRGKMSTKEVDEQMINVQNKNSSYFVEWIPNNVKSTVCDIPPSGLKMASTFIGNSTSIQEMFRRVSEQFTAMFRRKAFLHWYTGEGMDEMEFTEAESNMNDLVSEYQQYQDATAEDEEYEEYEEYEEEA is encoded by the exons ATGAGAGAAATCGTTCACATTCAAGGTGGTCAATGCGGCAACCAAATTGGAGCCAAGTTTTGGGAAGTTATCTGCACCGAACATGGAATCGACTCAACGGGTCGATACAACGGCGACTCGGAGCTTCAGCTGGAGCGTATCAACGTTTACTATAACGAAACAAGTTCCGGCCGCTTTGTTCCACGCGCCATCTTAATGGATCTGGAACCCGGTACTATGGACGGCGTAAGATCCGGCCCGTTTGGACAAATTTTCCGACCCGATAACTTCGTTTTCGGGCAATCCGGAGCTGGAAATAATTGGGCTAAGGGTCATTACACCGAAGGAGCCGAGCTTATTGATTCCGTTCTAGACGTAGTCAGAAAAGAAGCTGAGAATTGTGATTGCTTACAAG GGTTTCAGGTATGCCATTCTTTGGGAGGAGGAACTGGATCTGGAATGGGAACATTGCTGATATCCAAGATCAGGGAAGAGTACCCGGATCGAACGATGCTTACGTTTTCGGTATTCCCATCTCCTAAGGTTTCTGATACTGTGGTTGAGCCGTACAATGCAACACTCTCGGTTCATCAGCTGGTGGAAAATGCGGATGAATGTATGGTTCTTGATAATGAAGCTCTCTATGATATATGTTTCCGTACCCTCAAGCTCACTACACCCAGTT TTGGAGACCTCAACCATTTGATTTCTGCCACCATGAGTGGGGTTACGTGCTGCCTTCGCTTCCCTGGTCAGCTGAACTCGGACCTCCGCAAGCTTGCTGTAAACCTCGTTCCGTTTCCCCGGCTGCATTTCTTCATGGTCGGATTTGCACCTCTCACGTCTCGTGGTTCCCAGCAGTACAAAGCCTTAACTGTCCCGGAACTAACACAGCAAATGTGGGATGCCAAGAACATGATGTGCGCTGCTGATCCTCGACATGGTCGATACCTCACAGCATCAGCTGTGTTTCGTGGCAAGATGAGTACAAAAGAAGTTGATGAACAGATGATCAATGTGCAAAACAAGAACTCATCATACTTTGTCGAATGGATTCCGAACAATGTGAAATCCACAGTTTGTGACATTCCTCCGAGTGGATTGAAAATGGCATCCACGTTTATAGGGAACTCTACTTCAATCCAGGAGATGTTCCGGAGGGTGAGCGAGCAATTCACTGCCATGTTCCGAAGAAAAGCTTTCTTGCATTGGTACACTGGAGAAGGGATGGATGAAATGGAGTTCACAGAAGCTGAGAGCAACATGAATGATTTGGTTTCGGAGTACCAACAATACCAGGATGCCACTGCAGAAGACGAGGAGTATGAGGAATATGAGGAATACGAGGAAGAGGCTTAA
- the LOC108483092 gene encoding protein trichome birefringence-like 19 produces the protein MIMMNQLVPLSHCKNSYITSTISLPFFLSFNPFFPTMKFHQTNCHKFLVSTLSLIFITSIPLILLKNSHPPLSSSLRRTELGDDDDNDKCDAFSGKWVINPQGPYYTNETCPLIIDQHNCMKFGRPDLQFMKWRWKPFGCELPLFDATQFLEIVRGKSMAFVGDSVGRNQMQSLLCLLAHVTYAKDISNKSPSASIYSIHLFYSEYNFTLSAFWSPFLVKYKDSDPEGHSFNSLMSLYLDEADEEWANEIKNFDYVIVSVGQWFFRPLLYYQDGQLIGCHKCNHNNITSLTRYYGYKMAFQTTFKTLLSLKNYKGVTFLRTFSAAHFENGDWKNGGSCDRTRPFTKEMKIEEYNKEFYLTQVEEFRKAKVEGIQNGLRFVLINITEIMWLRPDGHPNRYGHSMNRNVSVNDCVHWCLPGPIDTWNEFLVYLMKRELLLRGKLKKNA, from the exons ATGATAATGATGAATCAGTTGGTGCCACTCAGCCATtgtaaaaattcatatataactTCAACAATTTCACTTCCTTTTTTTCTATCTTTCAACCCTTTCTTCCCAACCATGAAATTTCATCAAACCAATTGCCATAAATTTCTTGTTTCAACCCTTTCTTTGATTTTTATCACTTCAATCCCTTTAATTCTTTTGAAAAATTCCCATCCTCCATTGTCAAGCAGCTTGAGAAGAACTGAGTTgggtgatgatgatgataatgataAATGTGATGCGTTTAGTGGAAAATGGGTGATTAACCCTCAAGGTCCGTATTACACCAATGAAACATGTCCCCTCATTATTGATCAGCATAATTGTATGAAGTTTGGGAGACCTGATTTACAGTTCATGAAATGGAGATGGAAGCCATTTGGTTGTGAGTTACCTCTCTTTGATGCAACTCAGTTTTTAGAGATTGTTCGAGGGAAATCAATGGCGTTTGTTGGTGATTCTGTAGGAAGGAACCAAATGCAATCATTGCTGTGCTTGTTGGCTCAT GTAACATATGCAAAGGACATATCAAACAAATCTCCATCAGCCTCAATCTATTCAATACATTTGTTCTATAGTGAATACAATTTCACATTATCAGCATTTTGGTCACCATTCTTAGTTAAATACAAAGATTCAGACCCAGAAGGCCATTCATTCAACAGCTTAATGAGCCTATACTTAGATGAAGCTGATGAAGAATGGGCAAATGAGATTAAGAACTTTGATTATGTAATCGTATCAGTAGGCCAATGGTTCTTTCGCCCATTATTGTACTACCAAGATGGTCAACTCATAGGTTGCCACAAATGCAATCACAACAACATCACTAGCCTCACAAGGTATTATGGGTACAAAATGGCATTTCAAACAACTTTTAAAACCCTTCTTAGCCTTAAAAACTATAAAGGGGTTACATTTTTAAGGACATTTTCAGCAGCCCATTTTGAAAATGGGGATTGGAAAAATGGTGGGAGTTGTGATAGAACAAGACCCTTTACAAAAGAGATGAAAATAGAAGAGTACAATAAAGAGTTTTATTTGACTCAAGTTGAGGAATTTAGGAAAGCTAAGGTAGAAGGGATACAAAATGGGTTGAGATTTGTACTTATAAATATCACTGAAATCATGTGGTTGAGACCAGATGGGCATCCAAATAGGTATGGACATTCAATGAACAGGAATGTATCAGTAAATGATTGTGTTCATTGGTGTTTGCCAGGACCTATTGATACTTGGAATGAGTTTTTGGTATATTTGATGAAGAGGGAATTGTTGTTAAgaggaaaattgaagaaaaatgcttGA
- the LOC108483091 gene encoding tubulin beta-7 chain, translated as MREILHVQAGQCGNQIGGKFWEVVSDEHGIDPKGNYVGTSRVQLERVNVYYNEASGGRYVPRAVLMDLEPGTMDSLRTGPHGQLFRPDNFIFGQNGAGNNWAKGHYTEGAELIDSVLDVVRKEAENCACLQGFQICHSLGGGTGSGMGTLLISKIKEEYPDRMMLTFSVFPSPKVSDTVVEPYNATLSVHQLVENGDECMVLDNEALYDICFRTLKLTNPSFGDLNHLISTTMSGATCCLRFPGQLNSDLRKLAVNLIPFPRLHFFMVGFAPLTSSSSQQYRALTIPELTQQMWDARNMMCAADPRHGRYLTASAMFRGKMSTKEVDEQMINVQNKNSSYFVEWIPNNVKSSVCDIPPTGLTMSSTFMGNSTSIQEMFRRVSEQFTVMFRRKAFLHWYTGEGMDEMEFTEAESNMNDLVSEYQQYQDAVADDNDEDYEDEAMEN; from the exons ATGAGAGAAATCCTCCACGTTCAAGCCGGTCAGTGTGGAAACCAAATCGGAGGCAAATTCTGGGAAGTTGTTAGCGACGAACATGGCATTGATCCCAAAGGGAACTACGTTGGTACTTCTCGTGTTCAGCTTGAGAGGGTTAATGTTTACTACAACGAAGCTAGTGGTGGTCGTTACGTACCCAGAGCTGTTTTAATGGACCTTGAACCAGGAACCATGGATAGCTTGCGTACTGGTCCGCACGGACAACTTTTTAGACCTGATAACTTCATTTTTGGCCAAAATGGAGCTGGGAATAACTGGGCTAAGGGTCATTACACTGAAGGAGCTGAATTGATTGATTCGGTTCTTGATGTTGTTCGAAAAGAAGCTGAGAATTGTGCTTGCTTACAAG GCTTCCAGATTTGTCATTCTTTGGGAGGTGGAACTGGTTCAGGGATGGGGACACTGTTGATATCAAAGATCAAGGAAGAATACCCTGATCGGATGATGCTGACTTTCTCGGTTTTTCCGTCGCCTAAAGTGTCTGATACGGTGGTTGAGCCCTATAATGCGACTCTATCAGTGCACCAGCTTGTGGAAAATGGTGATGAATGCATGGTGCTTGATAATGAAGCTCTCTATGATATCTGTTTTAGAACTCTCAAGCTCACTAATCCCAGCT TTGGTGATTTGAATCATTTGATTTCAACAACTATGAGTGGAGCTACATGCTGCCTTCGTTTCCCGGGGCAACTCAACTCCGATCTCCGAAAACTAGCCGTAAACTTGATCCCATTCCCACGCCTGCATTTTTTCATGGTTGGTTTTGCACCCTTGACATCCAGTAGCTCGCAACAGTACCGAGCcttaacgatccccgagctaactCAACAAATGTGGGATGCTAGAAACATGATGTGCGCTGCTGATCCCCGCCACGGAAGGTACTTGACGGCGTCAGCTATGTTCAGAGGCAAGATGAGCACTAAAGAAGTTGATGAACAGATGATAAATGTGCAGAACAAGAACTCATCGTATTTCGTAGAGTGGATTCCCAACAATGTTAAATCAAGTGTTTGTGACATCCCACCCACCGGGTTAACAATGTCATCAACATTCATGGGGAATTCGACGTCGATTCAAGAGATGTTCCGGCGTGTTTCTGAACAATTCACCGTTATGTTCCGTAGGAAGGCATTTTTGCACTGGTATACAGGGGAAGGAATGGATGAAATGGAGTTTACGGAAGCGGAAAGTAACATGAATGATCTGGTTTCGGAGTATCAGCAATATCAAGATGCTGTTGCAGATGACAATGATGAAGATTATGAAGATGAGGCAATGGAAAATTAA